The proteins below come from a single Streptomyces spongiicola genomic window:
- a CDS encoding ATP-dependent helicase, whose protein sequence is MSSSSSTGRTPHRRVRQGIPPGPQGRKGRAPGAYRLVRTSPGPVDPPLLDASQRAVVDHGRGPLLVLAGPGTGKTTTLVEAVASRIERGADPERLLVLTFSRKAAVELRDRMAVRLGGPRAPQATTFHSYCYALVRAHQDADLFAEPLRLLSGPEQDVAVRELLAGQLDLEQESRAGARWPAELRACLTTRGFADEVRAVLARSRELGLGPDALAAFARRTGRPDWGAAAAFLAEYLDVLDLQGVLDYAELVHRASLLAERPGTGDHIAQRYDAVFVDEYQDTDPAQVRLLRALAGDGRTLVAFGDPDQSIYAFRGADVNGILDFPTEFRRGDGRPAPVAVLRTSRRSGTTVLSATRLLTQRMPLPRLPSDRVRAHRELTAARSGGRVEVYTYPTASTELGNVADILRRAHLEEGVPWHDMAVLVRAGSRSLPSTRRALTMAGVPVETDGDDVPLRHEAAVTPLLAALRTAARPFAPGHTAAGEGRDGGSGAEGGGAEGGRAEGGGDGGGAGAHTGDGGGRPEGAREGGRHAFPVPRSLLDEGSGSGTGSGTGSGAADHGPVGADHADPGTANSGPTNSGPTDSGPTDSGPTDSGPTDSGTAPGSVRQEQPPIDADTAATLLTSPLGGMDTADLRRLGRALRDEERAAGDRVPPPSDVLIARALAEPERLTVHDPAYARPAQRLGVLLRKVRDLLDGGGTAEEALWELWTGTSWPQRLERTALRGGPAGRNADRDLDAVCALFETAARAEERTGGRGALNFLDELEAQDIAADTLARRPERPAAVRLMTAHRSKGLEWGLVVVAGVQEGLWPDLRRRGSLLEADRIGRDGLAEPLTPGALLAEERRLFYVAATRARDRLVVTAVKAPADDGDQPSRFLTELGAEPSDITGRPRRPLAVAPLVAELRATTVDPEASDALRDAAARRLARLAALTDDEGQPLVPAAHPYRWWGLQEPTHSGVPLRDRDHPVTLSGSALDQLANTCALQWFLGREVRADAPATAAQGFGNVVHVLADEVASGRTPADLAVLMERLDSVWDALAFDAPWKSAQEKEHARAALERFVRWHVTDRGGRTPVATEHDFDVTLEAGPYEVRIRGSMDRVERDERGRAYVVDFKTGKQAPTRGEVERHPQLAVYQLAVREGAVDEFFDGDRPEPGGAELVHLRQAAPKKEGGEAVPRVQSQEPLSGEWVGDLLATAAGRVLDERFTPSTGSQCEHCAFRSSCSARPEGRHIVE, encoded by the coding sequence GTGAGTTCCTCCTCTTCCACCGGGCGTACACCGCACCGTCGGGTACGGCAGGGGATCCCCCCGGGCCCGCAAGGGCGCAAGGGGCGGGCCCCGGGCGCGTACCGACTTGTGCGTACCTCGCCGGGCCCGGTGGATCCCCCTCTCCTGGACGCCTCGCAGCGTGCCGTGGTTGACCATGGGCGCGGCCCGCTGCTCGTGCTCGCGGGACCGGGCACGGGTAAGACGACGACCCTGGTCGAGGCGGTCGCCTCCCGGATCGAGCGGGGTGCGGACCCGGAGCGGCTGCTGGTGCTCACCTTCAGCCGGAAGGCGGCGGTCGAACTGCGCGACCGGATGGCGGTGCGGCTGGGGGGCCCGCGGGCGCCGCAGGCAACCACCTTCCACTCCTACTGCTACGCGCTGGTGCGGGCCCACCAGGACGCGGACCTCTTCGCCGAGCCGCTGCGCCTGCTGTCCGGTCCAGAGCAGGACGTGGCCGTCCGTGAGCTGCTGGCCGGACAGCTCGACCTGGAGCAGGAGTCAAGGGCCGGGGCACGCTGGCCCGCCGAACTGCGGGCATGCCTCACCACCCGCGGCTTCGCCGACGAGGTGCGGGCCGTGCTCGCCCGGAGCCGGGAACTCGGGCTCGGCCCGGACGCGCTGGCGGCCTTCGCCCGGCGTACCGGGCGTCCCGACTGGGGTGCCGCCGCTGCCTTCCTCGCCGAGTACCTGGACGTCCTGGATCTGCAGGGCGTCCTGGACTACGCCGAACTCGTCCACCGGGCGTCGCTCCTCGCCGAGCGGCCGGGGACGGGCGACCACATCGCCCAGCGGTACGACGCGGTCTTCGTCGACGAGTACCAGGACACCGACCCGGCTCAGGTCCGCCTGCTGCGGGCGCTGGCGGGGGACGGCCGCACCCTGGTCGCGTTCGGCGACCCCGACCAGTCCATCTACGCCTTCCGGGGCGCGGACGTGAACGGCATCCTCGACTTCCCCACCGAGTTCCGGCGCGGCGACGGGCGCCCGGCCCCGGTCGCGGTGCTGAGGACGTCCCGTCGCTCCGGGACGACCGTGCTGTCGGCGACCCGTCTGCTCACCCAGCGGATGCCCCTGCCCCGGCTGCCCTCGGACCGGGTCCGGGCCCACCGCGAGCTGACCGCCGCCCGCTCGGGCGGTCGCGTCGAGGTCTACACGTATCCGACCGCCTCGACGGAACTCGGCAACGTCGCCGACATCCTGCGGCGCGCCCACCTGGAGGAGGGCGTGCCGTGGCACGACATGGCGGTCCTCGTCCGCGCGGGCAGTCGCAGTCTCCCGTCGACACGGCGCGCGCTCACCATGGCCGGCGTGCCGGTCGAGACGGACGGTGACGACGTCCCCCTGCGCCACGAGGCCGCGGTGACGCCCCTGCTGGCCGCACTGCGGACCGCGGCGAGGCCGTTCGCACCGGGACACACCGCGGCCGGGGAGGGCCGGGACGGTGGCAGCGGGGCAGAGGGCGGCGGGGCAGAGGGCGGCCGGGCAGAGGGCGGCGGGGACGGTGGCGGCGCGGGAGCGCACACCGGGGACGGCGGCGGGCGGCCAGAAGGCGCTCGGGAAGGCGGTCGGCACGCCTTCCCCGTACCCCGTTCCCTCCTGGACGAAGGTTCCGGTTCCGGCACCGGTTCCGGCACCGGCTCCGGTGCCGCGGACCACGGCCCCGTAGGTGCCGACCACGCAGACCCCGGTACTGCGAATTCCGGTCCCACGAATTCCGGTCCCACGGATTCCGGTCCCACGGATTCCGGTCCCACGGATTCCGGTCCCACGGATTCCGGTACCGCTCCCGGCTCGGTGCGTCAGGAGCAACCTCCGATCGATGCCGACACCGCGGCGACTCTCCTCACATCCCCCCTCGGCGGTATGGACACAGCCGACCTCCGCCGCCTCGGCCGCGCCCTCCGCGACGAGGAGCGCGCGGCCGGCGACCGCGTGCCACCCCCCTCCGACGTGCTCATCGCCCGCGCCCTGGCCGAACCCGAGCGGCTCACCGTGCACGACCCCGCCTACGCCCGCCCTGCCCAGCGGCTCGGTGTCCTGCTGCGCAAGGTCCGTGACCTCCTCGACGGCGGCGGCACGGCCGAGGAGGCCCTCTGGGAGCTGTGGACCGGCACGTCCTGGCCGCAGCGCCTGGAGCGGACCGCCCTCCGCGGCGGTCCGGCCGGCCGCAACGCCGACCGCGACCTCGACGCCGTCTGCGCGCTGTTCGAGACCGCGGCCCGAGCGGAGGAGCGCACCGGCGGCCGGGGCGCCCTGAACTTCCTCGACGAACTGGAGGCCCAGGACATCGCCGCCGACACGCTCGCGCGCCGGCCCGAACGCCCCGCGGCCGTCCGGCTGATGACCGCCCACCGTTCCAAGGGCCTCGAGTGGGGCCTCGTCGTGGTCGCCGGCGTACAGGAGGGCCTCTGGCCGGACCTGCGCCGCCGCGGGTCGCTCCTGGAGGCCGACCGGATCGGCCGCGACGGACTCGCCGAGCCCCTCACTCCCGGCGCCCTGCTCGCCGAGGAGCGCCGTCTGTTCTACGTCGCCGCCACCCGCGCCCGGGACCGCCTCGTCGTCACCGCCGTCAAGGCCCCCGCCGACGACGGTGACCAGCCCTCGCGTTTCCTCACCGAACTCGGCGCCGAACCGAGCGACATCACCGGCCGGCCGCGCCGCCCGCTCGCCGTCGCCCCGCTGGTGGCCGAGCTGAGGGCCACCACCGTCGACCCCGAGGCCTCCGACGCGCTCCGCGACGCCGCCGCGCGACGGCTCGCGCGTCTCGCAGCGCTCACCGACGACGAGGGACAGCCCCTCGTGCCCGCGGCGCACCCCTACCGCTGGTGGGGACTGCAGGAGCCGACGCACAGCGGGGTGCCCCTCCGCGATCGCGACCACCCCGTCACCCTGTCCGGCAGCGCCCTCGACCAGCTCGCGAACACCTGTGCGCTGCAGTGGTTCCTGGGACGGGAGGTCAGGGCGGACGCCCCGGCCACCGCCGCCCAGGGTTTCGGCAACGTCGTGCATGTCCTCGCCGACGAGGTCGCCTCCGGCCGTACCCCCGCCGACCTGGCCGTCCTCATGGAACGGCTCGACTCCGTGTGGGACGCCCTCGCCTTCGACGCGCCCTGGAAGTCCGCACAGGAGAAGGAGCACGCGCGTGCGGCGCTCGAACGCTTCGTCCGCTGGCATGTGACGGACCGCGGCGGCCGCACCCCCGTCGCCACCGAGCACGACTTCGACGTCACGCTCGAGGCCGGCCCGTACGAGGTGCGCATCAGGGGTTCCATGGACCGCGTGGAGCGGGACGAACGAGGCCGGGCGTACGTCGTCGACTTCAAGACCGGCAAGCAGGCCCCGACCAGGGGCGAGGTCGAGCGCCACCCCCAGCTCGCCGTCTACCAGCTCGCCGTCCGCGAGGGCGCCGTCGACGAGTTCTTCGACGGTGACCGGCCCGAGCCCGGCGGCGCCGAACTCGTGCATCTTCGCCAGGCAGCCCCCAAGAAGGAGGGCGGGGAGGCGGTGCCCCGCGTCCAGTCCCAGGAACCCCTCTCCGGCGAATGGGTCGGTGATCTGCTCGCCACCGCCGCGGGCCGGGTCCTCGACGAACGCTTCACCCCCAGCACCGGCTCCCAGTGCGAGCACTGCGCCTTCCGCTCCTCGTGCAGCGCCAGGCCCGAGGGGCGTCACATCGTCGAGTGA
- a CDS encoding lysylphosphatidylglycerol synthase domain-containing protein, translating to MRPPAESGRRVPEHERRRTAGDGDDVAHIDRLSGDEPLLPARVHRPSDLTRLLAGILAIVVVLGLAAFAHGTTTGLESDISKGTGQAPDLLVKLAGLMSSIAVLLVPVAFAIERLIKRDGLRIADGVLAAVLAHGVTLATDLWVAEAAPAQIQDALTQPASGGGLTDPVHGYLAPVIAYMTAVGMARRPRWRVALWGVLLLDAFAMLVAGYTTPFSIILTVLIGWTVAYGTLYAVGSPNVRPTGQTLLAGLRHVGFRPVTAMRAEDTPDYADQGDRGRRYLVTLEDGPPLDVTVVDREQQAHGYFYRVWRRLTLRGITTRRSNQSLRQALEQEALLAYAAIAAGANAPRLIATSELGPDAVMLVYEHLGGRSLDSLSDGEITDKVVHGAFRQVRALQSRRIAHRRLIGDAILVDRSGRVVLTDLRGGEIAAGDVVLRMDIAQLLTTLGLRVGAERAVAAAVEVLGPDGVADCLPLLQPIALSRSTRATLRRLARERAQREREAVLAAAESARRERAEQGTQGADDDRRAVRRSLRAERQAEKRAMGEALDEAREEDLLAQIRHQVLLIRPQAPVEPARLERIRPRTLVSLIAGAIAAYFLLSQITRTDLTVVSQAHWGWVAAAVLFSALSYMAAAMSLLGFVPERVPFPRTVVAQVAGSFVKIVAPAAVGGVALNTRFLQRSGVRPGLAVASVGASQLFGLGAHILLLLAFGYLTGTEKTSSLTPSRTVIAGLLTVAVLVLVVTAIPFLRKFVATRLRSLFAGVVPRMLDVLQRPGKLITGIGGMLLLTGSFVMCLDASIRAFDNGDQQLSYASIAVVFLAGNALGSAAPTPGGVGAVEGALTLGLIAVGLPPEVAAPAVLLYRLLTLWLPVLPGWLSFNHLTRKGAL from the coding sequence ATCCGGCCTCCTGCCGAGTCCGGCCGCCGGGTGCCGGAGCACGAGCGCCGGCGCACGGCCGGCGACGGCGACGACGTGGCCCACATCGACCGCCTCTCCGGCGACGAGCCCCTGCTGCCTGCTCGTGTCCACCGCCCCTCCGACCTGACGCGGCTGCTGGCGGGCATCCTGGCGATCGTCGTCGTCCTGGGTCTCGCCGCCTTCGCCCACGGCACCACCACCGGCCTCGAGTCGGACATCTCCAAGGGCACCGGTCAGGCCCCCGACCTGCTGGTGAAACTCGCCGGGCTGATGTCGAGCATCGCGGTGCTCCTCGTCCCCGTCGCCTTCGCGATCGAGCGGCTGATCAAACGGGACGGACTGCGGATCGCCGACGGTGTGCTCGCGGCCGTCCTCGCGCACGGTGTGACGCTCGCCACCGACCTGTGGGTCGCCGAGGCCGCCCCGGCCCAGATCCAGGACGCACTCACCCAGCCCGCCTCGGGCGGCGGGCTCACCGACCCGGTACACGGCTATCTCGCACCCGTGATCGCCTATATGACGGCGGTCGGCATGGCGCGAAGGCCGCGCTGGCGCGTCGCGCTGTGGGGTGTGCTGCTGCTCGACGCCTTCGCGATGCTCGTCGCCGGCTACACCACACCGTTCTCGATCATCCTGACCGTGCTGATCGGCTGGACCGTCGCGTACGGAACGCTGTACGCGGTCGGCTCCCCGAACGTGCGGCCGACCGGCCAGACACTCCTGGCGGGCCTGCGGCACGTCGGCTTCCGCCCGGTGACGGCCATGCGTGCCGAGGACACACCGGACTACGCCGACCAGGGCGACCGGGGCAGACGGTACCTCGTCACCCTGGAAGACGGCCCGCCGCTCGACGTCACCGTCGTCGACCGCGAGCAGCAGGCGCACGGCTACTTCTACCGGGTGTGGCGCCGGCTGACGCTGCGGGGCATCACCACCCGCCGCTCCAACCAGTCGCTGCGCCAGGCCCTGGAACAGGAGGCACTGCTCGCCTACGCCGCCATCGCCGCCGGTGCCAACGCGCCCCGGCTGATCGCCACGTCCGAGCTGGGCCCGGACGCCGTCATGCTGGTGTACGAGCACCTCGGCGGCCGCTCGCTGGACTCCCTGTCGGACGGGGAGATCACCGACAAGGTGGTACACGGCGCGTTCCGGCAGGTACGGGCGCTGCAGTCGCGCCGCATCGCGCACCGCAGGCTCATCGGCGACGCGATCCTGGTGGATCGTTCCGGCAGGGTGGTGCTGACGGACCTGCGCGGCGGCGAGATCGCGGCGGGCGACGTGGTACTGCGCATGGACATCGCGCAGCTGCTGACGACGCTCGGTCTGCGGGTGGGAGCCGAGCGCGCGGTCGCCGCGGCCGTCGAGGTGCTGGGACCGGACGGAGTCGCGGACTGCCTGCCGCTGCTTCAGCCCATCGCGCTCAGCCGCTCCACCCGGGCCACGCTGCGCCGACTGGCCCGGGAGCGGGCGCAACGCGAGCGGGAGGCGGTGCTTGCCGCGGCCGAGTCGGCGCGGCGGGAGAGGGCCGAGCAGGGCACGCAGGGGGCGGATGACGACAGGAGGGCCGTCCGCAGATCGCTGCGCGCCGAGAGACAGGCCGAGAAGCGGGCCATGGGCGAGGCACTGGACGAGGCACGGGAGGAGGACCTGCTCGCCCAGATCCGCCACCAGGTACTGCTGATCCGTCCGCAGGCGCCGGTGGAGCCCGCCCGGCTGGAGCGGATCCGGCCGCGCACACTGGTCAGTCTGATCGCCGGGGCGATCGCCGCGTACTTCCTGCTGTCGCAGATCACTCGGACCGACCTCACCGTGGTCAGCCAGGCCCACTGGGGCTGGGTCGCCGCGGCGGTGCTGTTCTCGGCGCTCAGCTACATGGCGGCCGCGATGAGCCTGCTGGGCTTCGTGCCGGAGCGGGTGCCGTTCCCGCGGACGGTCGTCGCGCAGGTCGCCGGCTCCTTCGTGAAGATCGTCGCGCCCGCGGCCGTCGGCGGTGTCGCGCTGAACACCCGCTTCCTACAGCGCTCCGGGGTCCGCCCCGGGCTCGCCGTGGCGAGCGTCGGCGCCTCGCAGCTCTTCGGTCTCGGCGCGCACATCCTGCTACTGCTCGCCTTCGGCTACCTCACCGGCACGGAGAAGACCTCGTCACTCACGCCGTCGAGGACCGTCATCGCGGGACTGCTGACGGTCGCGGTGCTGGTGCTGGTGGTGACCGCGATCCCCTTCCTGCGGAAGTTCGTGGCGACCCGGCTGCGGTCCCTGTTCGCCGGGGTCGTCCCGCGCATGCTGGACGTGCTCCAGCGGCCGGGGAAGCTGATCACCGGAATCGGCGGCATGCTGCTGCTCACCGGCTCCTTCGTGATGTGCCTGGACGCTTCCATCCGGGCCTTCGACAACGGCGACCAGCAACTCAGCTACGCCAGCATCGCCGTCGTCTTCCTGGCCGGCAACGCCCTGGGGTCGGCTGCCCCGACACCCGGTGGTGTGGGCGCCGTGGAGGGCGCGCTGACCCTGGGGCTCATCGCCGTGGGGCTGCCGCCGGAGGTCGCGGCGCCGGCCGTGCTGCTGTACCGGCTGCTGACGCTCTGGCTTCCGGTGCTGCCGGGGTGGTTGTCGTTCAACCACCTCACCCGGAAGGGCGCGCTCTGA
- a CDS encoding MGMT family protein, translating into MSDEVPELREPPELPEYAERVLGVAEHIPPGRVMTYGDIAEWLGEGGPRQVGRVMALYGGAVPWWRVVRSDGALLPGHELRALRHYRAEGTPLRQAPPGAVGHVPRLDMRRARWDGVTRAADGTGGGTHI; encoded by the coding sequence ATGAGCGATGAGGTACCGGAGCTGCGGGAGCCGCCGGAACTGCCGGAGTACGCGGAGAGGGTGCTCGGTGTCGCCGAGCACATACCACCCGGCCGGGTCATGACGTACGGGGACATCGCCGAATGGCTGGGTGAGGGAGGGCCGCGCCAGGTCGGCAGGGTGATGGCGCTCTACGGGGGAGCGGTTCCCTGGTGGCGGGTGGTGCGCTCCGACGGTGCCCTGCTGCCCGGTCACGAACTGCGGGCACTGCGGCACTACCGGGCCGAAGGCACCCCGCTGCGGCAGGCGCCGCCGGGCGCGGTGGGCCATGTGCCCCGCCTCGACATGAGGCGGGCCCGATGGGACGGCGTCACCCGTGCTGCGGACGGGACGGGCGGAGGGACTCACATCTGA